The genomic region GAAGATGAATTAGTCCCATAACGTCATAAATCTATCCATAGAATTAAATCAAATTCATTATAAAAACACTTTTCGAAGATGTTGTTTTGGAAATGGGATTATTTAAAGTTAAATTTCAATGCATTATTAGGACACACCTCAATGCATTTGCCACAGCTATGACAGTCTGGCCTGATGCGCTTTTCATTAATAATTGATTCTACAGTAGGGCAATTTGTATGAGTAATACATGTTTTACATTCGCTGCAAATCTCCTTATGATAACGAATTTTAATTGGTGATATTCGTTCCAAGAGCCAGGTAATAAGTCCTATGGGACAAATAAAGTAGCAATATGGCCTGTAGATAAAGAACGATATTATTACTATAATAATCAGGAAAACCCAGCTGTAAATTGTCCAGAAATCGGCTGTGAAACCCAATCTAATAGGGGCAAAGGGATTAAAATATATCACTCTACCAAGAACAAATAGAATGGGAATAAAGGATACAAAGAGAGTAACTCTCACCAGATTCATCCATAAGAATGGGATTTTAATCCTTTTGCCTGAAAAAGGGATAAGATTCATCATCTCCTGAATCGCGCCAATAGGGCAAACCCAACCGCAGAAAAGTTTATTCCCAATAAGGCTTAAGATGCCTATGGTTGAGAGCGCTATAATAAATTTTAGTGGGATATCGAGATTGCCACTCTTAATAAATAGAAATGGCCTAGTTAATGAGCATAAGGGGCTTGGCATCTTTAACGCGCACTTCAGTCCACTGTAATCCAGAATAATAGCAAAAACAATAAATACAAGCGTCATTATCGCTGCGCGCAATCTAGTGGTGACCTTGAAAAGCATTAGAAGCAAACAGCCAGATAGGGCAAATATAATAGTTAAAAATATATTAGAATACCTTAGGTATTCACCTACAGTAAGTTTAGAGGGTGGATGCCAGAGCAGTTTATCGTTAGCAGCAAAGAGCAACAGGTTTGTATTAAAAAATTGGGAGAATATGAATAAGACAAGGAGGGTGAATGGGAATAATTTAAGGTAGGTTTCTTTATTTTTACAGATAAAGAACATGATTGGCTGACCATTATTTTATATAGCAATAGTGTATTTCATTTGATTGTTTTCATAGAGCAAGATATATGTATACTTTACTATAAACCCATAATCTTTAGCATCACTATCTGCCTATATCAGTATACATAATCGTATTCCTGTTATTCATGCAGAATCATAAGGACGAGAAATTGTGCTTCAATTAATTGTTAAATTAGCTGACTCTGAACCTTGAAATTTGCCTATCCCCCTCAATAACATGTACCGCACAAGCTATACATGGATCATATGATCTGACTACACGGGCTGCTTCAATAGGGTTTTTCGGATCAGCAATCGGTGTGCCGATTAATGCCACTTCAACAGGCCCTCTTCTCCCCTTGTCATCCTTAGGGCTGCAATCCCATGTTGTGGGCACTACACATTGATAGTTGGCAATCTTCTTATTCTTAATTGTAATCCAGTGACCGAGAGCGCCTCGCGGAGCCTCAGTTAAACCCATTCCATCTCCCTTATCTGGTATTCTGTAGGTGTTTCTTGGTTTACCGCCTGCCTCAAGCTCTTCCAGCCATACTCTTGCTCTTTGACAGATTAACTTGCTCTCTAATGCTTTGCATGCATGTCTGCCAAGAACCGAAAATACGGCAGAGATGTCGGCATTAAATATCTTCAAAAGTCCGTCAACCTCCTTTTTGACTGCCTTGTTGCCGGACATATATGCGACAACTGCTCTGGCCACTGGACCAACCTCAGTGGCTTTCCCTTTGTAGCGGGGAGCCTTTAACCATGAATATGCTCCGGATTTTGTCGGTTTTGGCGAAGTTTTGCCCCTAGAAGGGTGTAGGTTCGACTGAGAGATATATCGCGAATACTTCACCGCTTCAGTAATGCTGGAGACATCCATTTTGCCAAGGTTGCCATTGATGTAAACACCCCTCTCCAACATATGCTCTTGATCGTATGTATCTCCATCACTCTCTTCAAATAAACCATAGGAAAGGAGATCATTAAACTTGCCTATGTCAAAATAATCCTTGTATCCTTTAGCAACTTCTATTACATCCGGCAAATATTTCTCATTTACAAATTTTTCAACTTCATCTAGTATCTTTCCATATTGCTTAATCTTATCCTTTGTTGGAACTTGAGTCATGCCTCCAGGGACTAGCGCCATGGTGTGGGGAACTTTGCCCCCCCAAATTGTAACCATTTGATGAGCCTTCATCCTTAAATCAAGGGCTTCCACATAATGCGCGATTGCAGTCATGTTCAACTCCTGATCCTTGATATAAGTATCGTGCTCAAATCTTGGCAAAAATGGGGCAACTGCTGTCATTTCATCTGGTTTTCCCTTCTTTGTTTCAAGCTCCATCTTGGCCCATGCCTTGAGGGAATTCAGCTTTTTGTCGCTTCCTTCGTAGCTCAATAGGGCAGTAATATCAACAAAATCCAGTGCTGCCAGATGATAAAAATGGAGAATATGGGACTGCAGGTAGTTTGCTGCAAGCGTAAGATTTCGCAGTAGCCTTCCGTTTTTATTTGGAATTATACCAAAGGCGCTGTCCAAATTTTTTACAGAGGCTATGCCGTGAGAGATGGGGCACACGCCACAGATCCTTTGAGTAATCTGCATTGCGTCAACAGGATTTCTGCCTTTTAAAATCATCTCATAACCCCTGAACATATTGCCCAAGCACTTTGCATCGACTACCTTGCCTCCTCTTACATCTATTTCAATTGCCAGGTGGCCCTCAATTCTGCTTATTGGGTCTATTAGTATTTTAGCCATTGATTATACCTCCATTCTCTTGAAGTTTAATAACAGCCTCACGAATCTGCGGATTCTGAATTCTGTTAATCTCGTCAACGCTTGCCTGAAGGTGTTTATACAATCCCCGCTTCCCTGTATCTGGATAAACAGGCTCAGTGCATCCAATACATCCTGAGCCAGAGCCTGTACAGGAATTGGCTCCATTATTCCACTTTCTCTTGGGTATATCACAGCCTGTATCCATACCGAGGCATCCGAGATTGTAAAGACATCCCTTATCACCCCAATCCTTAGCGAATACGCCCTTTCTGTAATATGAAAGATTTTCGCATTGTTCGTGTACAGTCTTCCCAAAATACATCGTTGGTCGATTGTATTCGTCAAGTTTGGGGATCTTCCCCTTCAGAATGAGATATACTATAGTTCCAACTATCCAATCAGGATGGGCAGGGCATCCGCCAATATTTATTACAGGCTTATCTATACCGGTTCTCTTGAAAAAATCAGCGACTCCCATAGCGCCTGTTACATTGCCCCTGGCCGCAGGTATTCCACCAAAGGCTGCACAGGTGCCAATGGCGAGAACAGCCTTTGCATTCCTGCCAAGTTTATTCATCCATTCATCAAATCCAATATGATGATTACCTTTTGCCCCAAGTGTGCTGTAGAGAGGGTGTTTAGTCGGTATGCTTCCTTCTATTGCAAGAACAAAGTCATTTCTATTCTTATTAACAGCTTCATGAAGAATATCGATTAGCGTATCGCCTGTCGCAGCGCCTATCGTTTGATGGAAGTTAAGGCTTATATGCTCTGTGATAAGCTTTGGTATGTCAGGATCAACAGTATTGAGAAGCGATACTGAACAACCTGAACAGGATTGACCCTGTATCCATATTACTGGCGTATTGGGGGCAGCCTTCTCTATTGCCTTTTTGCAACCCTGTAACATGACTCCGGAGAAACTTAAGGCTGCTGCAGTGCCGCCCATCAATTGTAAAAATTCTCGTCTATTTATAGTCATATGTTACCTCCTTAATCATTTCTGTTAATTAGCTGCTGCATTAAGTATTAGTTCCACAGCTTTGGGTATCGATTCCCTTACAGCAGGACTAATGTTAATATTTAATGTGTTTATGTCTTCAGGGACAATACCAATAATTTCAATTTTTGGATTCTCTCCCATAAAATATAGCATCTTGATTACTTGCATAATACCTACTTCATGTAGGGAAAGGGATGTATGGGATTCCAATGCGTAATCAGGAGAGAATCTGTATATGCTTCCTGGGACATCATCTGTCCTTAGGGCATCAATGATAATTATTTTATCACGCCCTTTCATATATGGAAGCAGATCGAACCCAGACGTTCCGCCGTCGATTACCTCAACTTCCTCAGGAAGTTTGATGCCCGATTCGAGTATATGGTTTACTATATGAACACCTATACCCTCATCGCTTTGCAAAATGTTCCCTATTCCTATGATCAATGTGCTCTGCATTGTTTCCTCGAAATAGTTATTTATTATCCCTATGACAGGCAGTGCATTCTATTGGTCCTTTTTTCAATTCCTTATGACAGTTGATACATAGGTCATGTAGTATGTCTTCGGATTCTTTACCCTTATGACACTTTGAGCAGATCTTGATCCTGTCGTCATTGTCTTCTTTATGATGGCATACAACACATTTAATGTCAGCCTTTTCATGAATGATATGTGGCATTTGAACAGGAGTCATCCTGTTGTTTTTGATTGCTTTTGAGATTGTAACAATGTCAGTAGAACCAGTAACGAGTGATATAACTTCCTGCTTTAATAATTTAAAAGGAAGCATTAATAAGTAAAAAGAGGTTAGAATAATAATAAATATTTTCATGTTCATTCAAATCCTCCTTCAATTAAAGATATTAAAGTGTAATTTAAATTAAATGAACGACTTGGTTCCTGAAAATAAAGCTATAACCAAGCATAATTGTATTAGATCATCCTTTCCTAATCAATCGATCATATTTTTTCATCTTCAAGCATAGCTTGATCATTAACACAAAATGTGTTTTAATAAACTTAATCAAATTCAATACACTTAATTATATCATAAAAACAATAAAAAGCAAGTAAACATTATTGGTTTTACTTAATGCTATAATATTTAATTCTAATAATATGTCAAATAAAAAAAATTAAAATAATTAAAAAAATTATATTTACATCAATAATAAGCATTAATCCAATCATAAGGGTATGTTGAAATATAGGTTAATTCATAATAATTGAGCTTGTATATGTCGATTTTATAGCTAAAGTGTAGATAATATTGTGGTAATGATGAGATTTTAGAATAAATTTCGTTTGTCTAAAGCCTCGCTTTTAGAATTGCAGCGCGTTATTCACAATATTAGTTGGCATAGGGTTTATAAATGCTAATGGATAACTTGATTAGGGTTGTTCTATTCGTTTTGAAAAAGTTATTGACATATATAAAAGTGATGTAAATATCCTAAATTATAGAATAAGGGTAATATTTGTTCTGAAATGCCAAGTATTGAAAGTTGAAGAGTTATGACACAAAATGATACTAAAGAACTCATCTTGGATGAAGCGAGAAAAGTATTTGCTAGATTTGGCTTCAAAAAGGCTACTATGGATGAAATTGCTAATGCAACAGATAAAGCGAAGAGTTCTATATATCACTACTTTGCTAGCAAGGAGACGATTTTTCAGAAGGTAGTGGAGAAGGAAGGGCTTGAGTTGAACATTGAGTTATTGAGAGCTATTGAAAGCGAGAATACTCCCCAGAGAAAGATTAGCGCTTATATTATTACCAAGATTCAAGTTT from Spirochaetota bacterium harbors:
- a CDS encoding HyaD/HybD family hydrogenase maturation endopeptidase produces the protein MQSTLIIGIGNILQSDEGIGVHIVNHILESGIKLPEEVEVIDGGTSGFDLLPYMKGRDKIIIIDALRTDDVPGSIYRFSPDYALESHTSLSLHEVGIMQVIKMLYFMGENPKIEIIGIVPEDINTLNINISPAVRESIPKAVELILNAAAN
- a CDS encoding 4Fe-4S binding protein — translated: MLFKVTTRLRAAIMTLVFIVFAIILDYSGLKCALKMPSPLCSLTRPFLFIKSGNLDIPLKFIIALSTIGILSLIGNKLFCGWVCPIGAIQEMMNLIPFSGKRIKIPFLWMNLVRVTLFVSFIPILFVLGRVIYFNPFAPIRLGFTADFWTIYSWVFLIIIVIISFFIYRPYCYFICPIGLITWLLERISPIKIRYHKEICSECKTCITHTNCPTVESIINEKRIRPDCHSCGKCIEVCPNNALKFNFK
- a CDS encoding nickel-dependent hydrogenase large subunit; the encoded protein is MAKILIDPISRIEGHLAIEIDVRGGKVVDAKCLGNMFRGYEMILKGRNPVDAMQITQRICGVCPISHGIASVKNLDSAFGIIPNKNGRLLRNLTLAANYLQSHILHFYHLAALDFVDITALLSYEGSDKKLNSLKAWAKMELETKKGKPDEMTAVAPFLPRFEHDTYIKDQELNMTAIAHYVEALDLRMKAHQMVTIWGGKVPHTMALVPGGMTQVPTKDKIKQYGKILDEVEKFVNEKYLPDVIEVAKGYKDYFDIGKFNDLLSYGLFEESDGDTYDQEHMLERGVYINGNLGKMDVSSITEAVKYSRYISQSNLHPSRGKTSPKPTKSGAYSWLKAPRYKGKATEVGPVARAVVAYMSGNKAVKKEVDGLLKIFNADISAVFSVLGRHACKALESKLICQRARVWLEELEAGGKPRNTYRIPDKGDGMGLTEAPRGALGHWITIKNKKIANYQCVVPTTWDCSPKDDKGRRGPVEVALIGTPIADPKNPIEAARVVRSYDPCIACAVHVIEGDRQISRFRVS
- a CDS encoding cytochrome c3 family protein; its protein translation is MNMKIFIIILTSFYLLMLPFKLLKQEVISLVTGSTDIVTISKAIKNNRMTPVQMPHIIHEKADIKCVVCHHKEDNDDRIKICSKCHKGKESEDILHDLCINCHKELKKGPIECTACHRDNK
- a CDS encoding hydrogenase small subunit, with protein sequence MTINRREFLQLMGGTAAALSFSGVMLQGCKKAIEKAAPNTPVIWIQGQSCSGCSVSLLNTVDPDIPKLITEHISLNFHQTIGAATGDTLIDILHEAVNKNRNDFVLAIEGSIPTKHPLYSTLGAKGNHHIGFDEWMNKLGRNAKAVLAIGTCAAFGGIPAARGNVTGAMGVADFFKRTGIDKPVINIGGCPAHPDWIVGTIVYLILKGKIPKLDEYNRPTMYFGKTVHEQCENLSYYRKGVFAKDWGDKGCLYNLGCLGMDTGCDIPKRKWNNGANSCTGSGSGCIGCTEPVYPDTGKRGLYKHLQASVDEINRIQNPQIREAVIKLQENGGIING